GTCGATTATTGGTCGCGGGAATTGGGACTGAACGTGGCAGAGCTGAAAAATCAGGTCGCCCACCTGATTGCCATTCACGATGGTGTTCTGGAGTTTTTGCAGCGGATGCGTGCGCAAGGCAAACGACTGGTGCTGATGACCAACGCTCACCCGAAAGTTGTCGCGCTGAAAATGCAGCACACCGGTCTGCAATCGCAGTTCGACGCGATCATCACCTCGCACCAAGTGGGACTGCCCAAGGAAAATGTCGAGTTCTGGGATAGGCTACAGCAACATGAACCCTACGATATCCAGCGCACCTTGTTTGCCGATGACACCTTGTCGGTGCTGCAGTCGGCCAAGCGCGCGGGCTTCACGCATCTGCTGCACATCGGCAAACCTTCGTCCAAGCGGGTCACACAATTGAATCCGGACTTTTTTTCCGTGCCTGGCTTTGCCCAACTGCTGGCGGAACTGCCTGACACGGAAAACGGAATCAGCGCGGCTCGTTGATGTCGAGAAATTCGCACCACTGGGCAAACAATGATTGATCGACTGCGCCCACGCACGAGCGCGGCGTCATCGCCGCCACAAACACCGGCTCGCCATCCAGCGTGCATGAACGCCCGCCGGCCTGGGTAAAAATGTAATTCCCCGCACCATAGTCCCAAATGTTGGAACGACCGTGCAGATACAGGTGCACCCGGCCAGCGGCCAGCCAGCACCAGTCCAGCGCCACCGACCCAAAGCTGCGCTGAGACGCATACGGCGTAGCATCCACCAGCTTGTACTGCAGCGGTTTTTTCAGGCGTTTCAAATCCACCAGTGCAATACTTTGGCGAATCGGCAAACCACTATCCTGCAGCACCAGCGGCTCGCCATTCAGGGTTGCACCGTTTTCATCGGCCGCAAACATTTCATCGCGCATCGGGTCGTACACCACGGCCAATTTCACTTTGCCGTCTTCGATCAACGATAACGATACGCAAAAATAACTGATCCCGGCGGCGAAATTAGACGTGCCGTCCAGCGGGTCCAGACACCAGCAAGGCTTGTCCGATTCCAGCATGCGTTGTTGCTGGTCTGGTGACATTTCCTCGCCCAAAAAATCGTAGTCGGGATACAACTGCGCCAGCGCATCGGAAATCCGCTGCTGAGCGATCAAATCCGCTTCGGTCACGATACTGCCATCGGCCTTCAACGATCGCGTTGCCTTGGCAAAACGCGGCACCAGTTCTTCTCGCGCGACCTGTTTGATGATCGCCAACAAAGGCTGCAAATCCATACCACCATCCTGTTTTAAAAACAAAAAAGGGCCCGAAGGCCCTTCTTTTCGCATTCCACTTCAAAGTGCTTTACTGCCGCAATTGTCGCACGATGTGGCCAAACGCTTCACCTGCATCTTTTGCCGAAGCAACTGTTTGCTCAACACCGCCGGATTGCTGCCGGTACTGATAGTGACCAACACTGACCGTCACCGCCACCACCAGCGTCACCAGCAACAACTTCGCCCCACCACTCAAGGCTTCGATATTCATCACGACCGCCAGGGCGATGACCGCAATAACGCCCAAAAGCAGATACAGCGTGCCTAAATCATGGGTTACGTTCGCGTCCATCTCACTTCACTCCTCTGTTGGGTGATACCCCATGTATCGCCCTGACAGGGAATTTCCCTGTGAACTGTGCACCTTTCTGGTTAAATTCCATTCAAACTGGGACACAGCTCGCAAAATTGCTCAGATATCGACCACTCCAGCCGCTAGCGCGTCGGCATCGGCGCTGGCGGATTTGGGTCTTCAGGCAAATCGACCTCGCGACCACTGATTTTGTTAATTGCCGCAACGCCGAACAAGGCGAAGCCGCGCAAGGCTTCGGGTGGATGACCTGCGACGCACACAATCGGCTTACCCTTGGCGTGCCCCATGATCAGCGGACGACCGGAGCGCATTTTCACCCCGTCGACCACCAACGTCCCGACTTCGCGAATCAGATCCGAAATGAAGTCACGGCCATCTACCGCCGTACCACCGGAGATCACCACCATGTCTGAATTGCTCAACGCGGTACGTACTGTGGCGACGAAGGCAGCAAAATCATCGCCCTGAATGCCGCCCTGGACCGCCACTCCGCCGGCCTCACTGACCGCTGCCGCCAACATGACGGAGTTGCAGTCAAAGATGCAGCCGGGCTTGGGCTTGTCGGTGTAGGGAATCACTTCGTCACCGGAGGCAAAAATCGTTATTTTTGGCTGTTTCACCACCTCAATCTGGCTGATGCCGAGGCTGGCGATATTGCCGATGTCCATGGGCGTCAACTTGTGGCCGGCGGCCAACACTACGCTGCCTTTTTTCAGATCACATCCCTGCGCCTCGATGAAAAAGCCCGGCGGAAAAGGACGCGTGATGCTGAAACGCGCGCCCTCAATCTTGACTTCCCACATGCGCACAATGCTGTAGTTGCCGGCAGGCACAATCGAACCGGTCACAACTTCGATACCCGTGCCCGGCTCGGGTTTGGGACAGACCGCATCGCCTGGCAGAACTTTGCCCGTAATGTTGAAGCCTATCGGTGAAGCATCGCCGGCAGGCTTGGTTTCATCGGTGGCCACCAGGTAGCCTTCGACAATCGCGCGCGGGTATGGCGGCACGTCCATGGGGGCAACCAGATCACTGGCGAGAACTCGACCCAGTGCGGCTTCCAACGAAATGGTTTCTCTGGCCAATGAACGCAGGGGCAGCGCATCCACGTAAAGGGTTTGCGCATCTAGCATTGGTGATTGTTCTGCCACGGGTTTTCCTTTTTGTTTTCGGTCAGGCCAAAGTGTGTGGCAAAGTCAAAGACAGGTCAACCAAACAAAAAAAAGCAGCGCCCGAAGGCGCTGCTTTCACTTTCAATCAACAAAACTTTCTACACCATCAGGTCCAGATTCTGGCCCAGATGGGCCTCTGTAGCTGACTTGGATGGCGCAGCTTGAGCGGCAGATTGAACCAGAGTAATCGCGTTTTGCGCCTCAATGTCCATCGCTTTTTTAGCGACCTGCACGCCGACTGCGTCACCCACTTTTTGCTGGGATAATTGGTGTGTTACACCTGAAGAGACGCTCATTTCCACAAATCACCTCATGGGGTCCGATTGTTCACTAAGGTTATCGGCCACCAAGATGGCGATTTAATGGGCAACTGGGCTGTAAAACGTGATGCTATTAGCAAACCGGAGGAAAAGCCGGCCCTTTTTCCACCACCGCCAAGCACGCGGAAAAAGGGCCGTAAAAACATTAATTTATGCTGACGGCCTTAAGTGCGCCTTCGTCGTTCTGCTCGTAGTGAACCTGCAAGGTACCGCCCCGCTTTTGCACCATCGCCAACAGCTTGTCGCTGGCATTAAACGTAATGGGCTTTTGTGATTCCATGTCTTTGATTGTAAAAGTTTTTCCCGAACTATCTATGGCCACCACCTTGCCAATATGCATGCCCGAACCATCACCACCGCAGGCCAGTACATTACCTGCGAACAATCCGGAAACCGCTAACGCGACTGCAATTATTTGTTTTTTCATGGTTTTCTCCTGTAGATAAAGGGATGCGACATCGGTTCTGCCGCCACGACAAAATTAGATAACTCTAATATAGGATAGTTCCCCAGTTATCGTCCCGCAACAACAGAAGATTAGCGGGAATCCTTTCCCGCACCGGTCATCATTATGCCTTGGTCTTGGCCTTGGCAAACGCTGCCGCGAACGCACCCATACCTGTCTGCTCTGGCTGACGATTGGCACGCTGCGCCTTGGCTTTTGACATGGGGAGACGTTCACCCGCCGCGCCCTGCTGTGCCTGGTGCTCGCGGGCATTGTCGGTCATACGCATGGTCAGTGAAATGCGATTGCGCAGAATATCCACCTCCAGCACTTTCACTTTCACCACGTCACCGGCCTTGACCACGCTGCGCGGGTCCTTGACGAAATTGTCCGCCAACGCAGAGATGTGTACCAAACCATCCTGATGTACGCCGATGTCGACAAACGCGCCAAAGTTGGTGACGTTGGTCACCACGCCTTCCAGAATCATGTCAGGGCGCAGGTCGCTGACCTTTTCCACACCCTCTTTGAATTCGGCGGTTTTAAATTCTGGACGCGGGTCACGGCCCGGCTTATCCAGCTCGGACAGAATGTCGCGCACAGTGGGTTCACCGAAGGTTTCATCGGTAAATTTCTTTGGATCGATTTTTTTCAGAAACGCGCTGTCGCCGATCAAACCACGGATATCCTTGCCGGTGGTATCGAGAATGCGCTGCACCACCGGGTAAGCCTCGGGATGCACTGCAGACGCATCCAACGGATTGTCGCCATCGGGAATGCGCAAAAATCCGGCAGCCTGTTCGTAGGCTTTGGCACCCAGACGCGGCACGTCCAACAGCTGTTTGCGGGTTTTGAACGCGCCGTTGGCATCGCGGTAATCGACAATGTTTTTCGCCAGGGTTTTGTTCAGACCGGAAATCTGGCTGAGCAGCGCTGGTGACGCCATGTTCACGTCCACGCCCACGCTGTTCACGCAGTCCTCGACCACGCCTTCCAGACTGCGCATCAACTGGCTTTGGTTAACGTCGTGCTGGTACTGGCCTACGCCGATGGACTTGGGATCAATTTTCACCAGTTCCGCCAACGGGTCCTGCAGACGACGCGCAATCGATACCGCACCACGCAGCGACACATCCAGATTGGGGAATTCGTCCGCCGCCAATTGCGAGGCGGAATACACCGAAGCACCTGCCTCGGAGACCACAATCTTGGTCAGCTTGGCTTGCGGGTAGGCCTTGATCAGATCGGCAGCCAGCTTGTCCGTTTCCCGCGAAGCGGTACCGTTGCCGATGGCAATCAACTCGACCTTGTGTTTCATCACCAGTGCCGCCAGAGTCAACAGCGCCTGATCCCACTGGCGTTGTGGCTCGTGCGGATAAATCTGCGCGGTATCGACCATTTTCCCGGTGTTATCCACCACCGCGACCTTCACGCCGGTACGGAAACCGGGGTCAAGACCCATGGTCACGCGCGCGCCAGCCGGAGCCGCCATCAGCAGATCGTGCAGGTTGGTAGAAAATACCTTGATCGCTTCAGCTTCGGCCGCTTCGCGCAGCTTCATTTTCAATTCGGTATCCAGACGAGTGAACATTTTCACCCGCCAGGCCCAGCGGGCGGTG
The window above is part of the Gammaproteobacteria bacterium genome. Proteins encoded here:
- a CDS encoding inositol monophosphatase family protein; translation: MDLQPLLAIIKQVAREELVPRFAKATRSLKADGSIVTEADLIAQQRISDALAQLYPDYDFLGEEMSPDQQQRMLESDKPCWCLDPLDGTSNFAAGISYFCVSLSLIEDGKVKLAVVYDPMRDEMFAADENGATLNGEPLVLQDSGLPIRQSIALVDLKRLKKPLQYKLVDATPYASQRSFGSVALDWCWLAAGRVHLYLHGRSNIWDYGAGNYIFTQAGGRSCTLDGEPVFVAAMTPRSCVGAVDQSLFAQWCEFLDINEPR
- a CDS encoding molybdopterin molybdotransferase MoeA, with product MAEQSPMLDAQTLYVDALPLRSLARETISLEAALGRVLASDLVAPMDVPPYPRAIVEGYLVATDETKPAGDASPIGFNITGKVLPGDAVCPKPEPGTGIEVVTGSIVPAGNYSIVRMWEVKIEGARFSITRPFPPGFFIEAQGCDLKKGSVVLAAGHKLTPMDIGNIASLGISQIEVVKQPKITIFASGDEVIPYTDKPKPGCIFDCNSVMLAAAVSEAGGVAVQGGIQGDDFAAFVATVRTALSNSDMVVISGGTAVDGRDFISDLIREVGTLVVDGVKMRSGRPLIMGHAKGKPIVCVAGHPPEALRGFALFGVAAINKISGREVDLPEDPNPPAPMPTR
- a CDS encoding YjfB family protein, with translation MSVSSGVTHQLSQQKVGDAVGVQVAKKAMDIEAQNAITLVQSAAQAAPSKSATEAHLGQNLDLMV
- the yrfG gene encoding GMP/IMP nucleotidase, producing MFDWQTIDCIFLDMDGTLLDLHFDDHFWQDFLPEAYASHHQLTIEQASRELAPKFEATKGTLDWYCVDYWSRELGLNVAELKNQVAHLIAIHDGVLEFLQRMRAQGKRLVLMTNAHPKVVALKMQHTGLQSQFDAIITSHQVGLPKENVEFWDRLQQHEPYDIQRTLFADDTLSVLQSAKRAGFTHLLHIGKPSSKRVTQLNPDFFSVPGFAQLLAELPDTENGISAAR